The following coding sequences are from one Candidatus Binataceae bacterium window:
- a CDS encoding transcriptional regulator GcvA: MPCRLPPLNTLPSFEAAARHLNFSRAADELHVTHGAVSRAVRNLEDHLGLRLMIRASRSVRLTPVGASFAAEIRDVLEHLAAATSAATGQTSRIVSVSTIDSFAARWLMPRLFRFRRAHGDIDVRVATSERLADFVSDGIDIAIRCGGGQYPGLSAELLMTEDHFPVCSPKLLKGRHPLRTPADLARHTLLHDVFTVDWAIWLRNAGIDSIDPHRGPTFLSSDHAIQAAVRGEGVVLGRSALVADDLAAGRLVQPFELRLPAGFAYFVVYPPRALQRPSVKSFRDWLIAEAR; the protein is encoded by the coding sequence ATGCCGTGCCGTCTCCCGCCGCTAAATACCCTGCCGAGCTTTGAGGCAGCGGCCCGTCACCTGAACTTTTCCAGAGCGGCTGACGAGTTACACGTGACCCACGGCGCCGTGAGCCGTGCCGTCCGCAACCTCGAGGATCATCTTGGCTTGCGATTGATGATTCGGGCGAGCCGCTCGGTGCGCCTGACGCCGGTCGGCGCATCCTTTGCCGCCGAGATTCGCGACGTCCTAGAACACCTCGCGGCGGCAACATCGGCAGCTACCGGACAAACCTCTCGAATAGTCAGCGTCAGCACAATCGACTCGTTCGCTGCCAGATGGCTCATGCCGAGGCTATTTCGGTTCCGGCGGGCCCACGGCGATATCGACGTGCGGGTGGCCACTTCGGAGCGGCTGGCCGATTTCGTCAGTGACGGGATTGACATCGCAATTCGCTGTGGCGGTGGCCAATATCCCGGTCTCTCGGCGGAATTGTTGATGACAGAAGATCATTTTCCGGTCTGCAGCCCGAAACTGCTCAAAGGTCGCCATCCGCTGCGCACACCCGCTGACCTCGCTCGCCACACGCTCCTGCACGACGTTTTCACTGTCGACTGGGCCATATGGCTGCGCAATGCCGGGATCGACAGTATCGACCCCCATCGCGGACCGACGTTTCTATCGTCCGATCACGCGATCCAAGCTGCAGTTCGGGGCGAGGGCGTCGTGCTCGGCCGTAGTGCCTTGGTGGCCGACGATCTTGCCGCGGGGCGCCTGGTGCAGCCGTTCGAACTCCGCCTCCCGGCTGGCTTCGCCTATTTCGTGGTCTATCCACCACGCGCCCTGCAGCGACCCAGCGTGAAGTCGTTTCGCGACTGGCTGATAGCCGAGGCACGATAG
- a CDS encoding glycosyltransferase family 39 protein: protein MSSAPFTYVTHDLERSADLPQSRWRACFSGVVLLTAILFFVRLGTRALWSSEFRWAEIVREMITTHNYFWPTINGQVYYDKPLGSYWLILWSTWLTGAMNEAAARFPCAVAGLLAVILMMVLAARLYDRRTALLSGIVLATSFSFVFFSRHASADVETLTGELAALLLFLHHERHQDGWWVIALWVVMAITSLTKGLLGFVLPIMTIGVYCLLATGWTDLLDYLLTGPISARIRWIIDRNRWLFNWKSVIAIALAAAIYYAPFSVLRHAEVSGKGLHMVWRENVVRFFHPFDHRGPVYLYLYVIFALAAPWSALLPAALIEAHKRRTVGDEPARGDRFALVYFWATFVFFTISGSRRSYYLLPILPAVALLVARLLMVKEFRSRWARRLLGLGFGIVALATVGAIVALLLPAGSLPWRLAALPPILDPIVFGLAWILSVLGIVYAVSKYTPIRLGVSMAIIAYASMAYIYLFAMPAADAYRGEKPLALQVAKTLDGDLSHLAYFRTEEGLFYLKPRAPLPEYEHVADLIGAIHDHDIEWVLLRRKDLAAIAIPNQVVLSEPSFPWEDEDQKKNKVVLVKVTDR from the coding sequence ATGAGTTCGGCTCCGTTCACCTATGTGACCCACGACCTGGAGCGCAGTGCTGACCTGCCGCAGTCGCGATGGCGCGCCTGCTTCAGCGGCGTCGTCCTCCTCACTGCGATCCTGTTTTTTGTCCGATTGGGAACCCGTGCGCTGTGGTCGTCGGAATTTCGCTGGGCCGAAATCGTGCGGGAGATGATCACCACCCACAACTATTTCTGGCCGACTATCAATGGACAGGTTTACTACGATAAGCCGCTGGGATCCTATTGGCTGATTTTATGGTCGACCTGGTTGACCGGCGCCATGAATGAGGCGGCGGCGCGGTTCCCCTGTGCGGTCGCGGGTCTGCTGGCGGTGATTCTGATGATGGTGCTCGCCGCGCGCCTTTACGATCGGCGCACAGCCTTGCTTTCCGGTATCGTGCTGGCCACCAGTTTCAGCTTCGTTTTCTTTTCCCGCCACGCTTCGGCAGATGTCGAAACCCTGACCGGTGAGCTAGCGGCGTTGCTGCTGTTTCTGCACCACGAACGTCATCAGGACGGATGGTGGGTGATTGCGCTTTGGGTGGTGATGGCAATCACCTCGCTTACCAAGGGACTGCTTGGATTCGTGCTGCCGATTATGACGATCGGCGTGTACTGTCTGCTGGCGACCGGGTGGACCGATCTCCTCGACTATTTGCTGACCGGGCCGATCAGTGCGCGCATCCGCTGGATCATCGATCGCAATCGATGGTTGTTCAATTGGAAGTCAGTCATTGCGATTGCCTTAGCAGCAGCCATCTACTACGCACCATTCTCCGTTTTGCGTCACGCCGAGGTTTCGGGCAAGGGCCTGCACATGGTGTGGCGCGAGAACGTGGTGCGATTTTTCCACCCCTTTGACCATCGCGGACCGGTCTACCTCTACCTTTACGTAATTTTCGCCCTGGCGGCTCCGTGGTCCGCCCTGCTGCCGGCCGCGCTCATCGAGGCCCACAAGCGCCGTACGGTCGGCGACGAGCCTGCGCGCGGCGATCGCTTCGCGCTGGTCTATTTCTGGGCGACGTTTGTGTTCTTCACGATTTCCGGTTCCCGCCGCAGCTACTACCTCCTGCCGATCCTGCCCGCCGTCGCCCTGCTCGTCGCACGTTTGCTGATGGTTAAGGAATTTCGCTCGCGCTGGGCGCGCCGCCTGTTGGGGTTAGGCTTCGGCATCGTCGCGCTGGCGACCGTGGGCGCAATTGTTGCCCTATTGCTGCCCGCAGGGTCGCTGCCGTGGCGGTTGGCAGCGCTGCCGCCGATCCTCGATCCAATCGTCTTCGGGCTCGCGTGGATCTTGAGCGTGCTCGGAATCGTATACGCGGTCAGCAAGTACACGCCGATTCGGCTCGGCGTGTCCATGGCGATAATTGCCTACGCTTCGATGGCTTACATTTACCTTTTCGCGATGCCTGCAGCGGATGCCTATCGCGGCGAAAAGCCGCTCGCCTTGCAGGTGGCCAAAACCCTGGATGGCGACTTAAGCCACCTCGCGTACTTCCGGACCGAAGAAGGACTGTTCTATCTCAAACCGCGCGCTCCGCTCCCGGAATACGAACACGTCGCCGATTTAATCGGCGCGATTCACGACCACGATATCGAGTGGGTTCTACTCCGGCGCAAGGACCTGGCTGCCATCGCCATTCCAAATCAGGTTGTGCTCAGTGAGCCTTCATTCCCCTGGGAAGACGAAGACCAGAAGAAAAACAAGGTTGTGTTGGTCAAAGTGACGGACCGCTGA
- a CDS encoding thioredoxin domain-containing protein has product MSEPQNQLHPRKPNRLVKEQSPYLRQHAYNPVDWYPWGEEALQRAKDENKPILLSIGYSACHWCHVMERESFENEAIARLMNNNFVSIKVDREERPDLDQIYMDAVQIITGRGGWPLTMFLTPDAKPFFGGTYWPPEDRQGMPGFARVLAGVANAYQSGAHEVKHNVEKLTEALGALAKYQAPAGDLRPDLPVVAARALAGAYDSINGGIGGAPKFPNTFVFSLFLRGFAAEGDESMAEMVRHTLKKMARGGIYDQVGGGFHRYSVDERWLIPHFEKMLYDNALLARIYADTGRALNEPEFLLTSREILDYVLREMTSPEGGFYSSQDADSEGVEGKFFVWTPAEVERILGSELSPIAERYFDISPEGNFEGENVLHRTIELADAARMFGKSEDQIESAIATIRAKLLAERAKRVHPGRDEKILTAWNAMMIAAFADGYRAHQEVRYLEAARRACEFLLGKMFDGRTLLRSCKDGVARFNAYLEDYALLCGAMVDMYEASLEPRYLVSARMLADIVLDRFLDREKGGFFFTSEDHEALITRSKAAFDGSTPSGNSAAIMALLRLAEYTGEDRYRIEAERALRLFRELIEKQPFGFSHMLEALDLFQRGATEVVLVGDFAAAEFRSWVERLGLLYVPNLSIFVADPSGTAANGSLPEQVRGKRALDGRVTAYVCRRRTCTAPITEFGELAKELGG; this is encoded by the coding sequence ATGAGCGAACCGCAAAATCAGCTTCATCCCCGCAAGCCGAACCGCCTGGTCAAAGAGCAGAGTCCGTACCTCCGCCAGCACGCCTACAATCCGGTGGACTGGTACCCGTGGGGCGAAGAGGCGCTCCAGCGCGCCAAGGATGAGAACAAGCCCATCTTGCTGTCGATCGGGTACTCGGCTTGCCACTGGTGCCATGTGATGGAGCGCGAATCGTTTGAAAACGAAGCGATCGCTCGGCTGATGAACAACAATTTCGTTTCGATCAAAGTCGATCGCGAGGAACGCCCGGACCTCGACCAGATTTACATGGACGCGGTCCAGATCATCACCGGGCGCGGTGGCTGGCCGCTGACCATGTTCCTTACCCCGGACGCGAAGCCGTTTTTCGGCGGGACCTACTGGCCGCCGGAAGACCGGCAGGGCATGCCGGGCTTCGCGCGCGTTCTGGCGGGGGTCGCGAATGCGTACCAGAGCGGCGCGCACGAGGTTAAGCACAACGTCGAGAAGCTTACCGAGGCGCTGGGAGCACTTGCCAAGTATCAAGCGCCCGCCGGGGACCTGCGTCCGGACCTGCCGGTCGTGGCCGCGCGCGCGCTGGCCGGCGCCTATGACAGCATCAACGGAGGCATCGGAGGCGCGCCGAAATTTCCCAACACCTTCGTATTCTCGCTCTTTTTGCGCGGGTTTGCTGCCGAGGGCGACGAATCGATGGCCGAGATGGTGCGCCACACCCTCAAGAAAATGGCCCGCGGCGGCATCTACGATCAGGTTGGCGGCGGGTTCCATCGTTACAGTGTCGACGAGCGCTGGCTGATTCCGCACTTCGAAAAGATGCTCTACGACAACGCGCTGCTCGCGCGAATCTATGCCGATACAGGGCGCGCGCTGAATGAGCCCGAGTTTCTGCTGACCTCGCGCGAGATACTGGATTACGTACTGCGTGAGATGACGAGTCCCGAGGGGGGATTTTATTCCAGCCAGGATGCCGACAGCGAAGGGGTGGAGGGCAAGTTCTTCGTGTGGACGCCCGCGGAAGTGGAGCGAATTCTCGGCTCGGAACTGTCGCCCATCGCCGAGCGGTATTTCGACATTAGCCCCGAGGGCAATTTCGAAGGCGAAAACGTGCTGCATCGCACCATCGAACTGGCCGACGCTGCACGCATGTTCGGGAAGAGCGAAGACCAGATTGAATCGGCAATCGCGACGATTCGCGCCAAGCTGCTCGCGGAGCGCGCGAAGCGCGTTCATCCCGGGCGCGACGAGAAGATCCTGACTGCCTGGAACGCGATGATGATTGCCGCATTCGCGGACGGCTATCGGGCGCATCAAGAAGTTCGCTACCTCGAGGCAGCTCGGCGGGCGTGCGAGTTTCTCCTGGGCAAGATGTTTGACGGTCGGACACTTCTGCGCTCGTGCAAAGACGGTGTGGCGCGGTTCAACGCTTACCTGGAGGATTACGCGCTTCTCTGCGGCGCGATGGTCGACATGTACGAGGCGTCGCTGGAACCCCGTTACCTGGTGTCCGCGCGGATGCTCGCGGACATTGTCTTGGACCGCTTTCTCGACCGCGAGAAGGGCGGGTTCTTCTTCACCTCAGAAGATCACGAGGCACTGATAACCCGCAGTAAGGCGGCCTTCGACGGCTCGACGCCGTCGGGCAACAGCGCGGCGATAATGGCGCTGCTGCGGTTGGCGGAATACACGGGGGAAGACCGCTACCGGATCGAAGCAGAACGGGCGTTGCGGCTGTTTCGCGAACTTATCGAAAAGCAGCCGTTTGGATTTTCGCACATGCTCGAGGCGCTCGATCTATTTCAGCGCGGCGCGACTGAAGTCGTCCTGGTGGGAGATTTCGCGGCGGCGGAATTTCGCTCCTGGGTCGAGCGCCTGGGACTGCTTTATGTGCCGAACCTCAGCATTTTCGTTGCCGATCCGAGCGGCACTGCTGCCAATGGCTCCCTGCCGGAACAGGTGCGCGGCAAGCGGGCGCTCGATGGGCGGGTGACCGCTTACGTATGCCGCCGACGCACCTGCACGGCGCCGATCACCGAATTTGGGGAACTGGCGAAGGAACTCGGCGGCTGA
- a CDS encoding endonuclease/exonuclease/phosphatase family protein translates to MSALKPPFPPIIVNRPARPVPGPLRVTLFNARGGVYLEGIGDCLSRPPLGQSSLMLLCESDWGTKRSGEREVAAELARRLNMSFAYVPEFGIPQTDGTHKSFLGNAILSTVPLSEVRAVALPRPLPERANSLLRQRVGLNTALIAKARFRHQDVTIGVLHLASHCDPQARDQQMATYLASFPQAGPAVIGGDLNTTTTVLQSERDILRTFVQVFLRPSRFHRPQRYEPLFRRLSAAGLRVDDVNLMGKPTFTFTRAIPPRYRPKLDWFAVRGLKAVPASAAVLPARQSLFSSRLSDHDFVTVELDI, encoded by the coding sequence GTGTCCGCGCTGAAACCGCCGTTTCCCCCGATCATTGTCAATCGGCCCGCACGACCCGTCCCCGGACCGCTTCGAGTAACGCTCTTCAATGCGCGCGGCGGCGTTTATCTGGAGGGGATCGGCGATTGTCTCTCGCGCCCTCCACTCGGCCAGAGCTCGCTCATGCTGCTTTGCGAATCAGACTGGGGAACCAAACGATCGGGCGAACGAGAAGTTGCGGCCGAACTGGCCAGGCGACTCAACATGAGTTTTGCCTACGTGCCCGAGTTCGGAATTCCACAAACGGACGGGACCCACAAGTCCTTTCTCGGCAATGCCATTCTTTCCACCGTTCCATTGAGTGAGGTTCGGGCCGTGGCCCTGCCGCGGCCGCTCCCGGAACGGGCAAACTCCCTATTGCGCCAGCGTGTGGGTCTCAATACCGCACTCATCGCCAAGGCGCGCTTCCGCCATCAGGATGTCACGATTGGGGTCCTCCACCTGGCCAGTCATTGCGATCCCCAAGCGCGCGACCAGCAAATGGCCACTTACCTGGCATCCTTTCCGCAGGCAGGACCGGCCGTCATCGGCGGGGACCTGAATACCACCACGACCGTGTTGCAGAGCGAACGCGACATTCTTCGCACCTTCGTGCAGGTGTTCCTGCGACCCTCGAGATTTCACAGGCCCCAGCGCTATGAACCGCTATTCAGACGGCTGAGCGCGGCCGGTCTGAGAGTTGACGATGTGAACCTGATGGGCAAGCCGACCTTCACATTCACCCGGGCGATTCCCCCTCGTTATCGCCCCAAGCTCGATTGGTTTGCCGTCCGGGGACTCAAGGCGGTTCCCGCCTCGGCCGCGGTGCTTCCCGCACGCCAGTCGCTGTTCTCCTCACGCCTCTCGGACCACGATTTCGTCACCGTCGAACTGGATA